The window TTTGGTCCCATCAAGGACTACGAATGCCTGTGCGGCAAGTACAAGCGCCTCAAGCACCGTGGCGTGATCTGCGAAAAGTGCGGCGTTGAAGTCACGCAGACCAAGGTGCGCCGCGAGCGCATGGGCCACATCGACCTGGCCGCGCCTTGCGCCCACATCTGGTTCCTGAAGTCCCTGCCTTCGCGTCTGGGCCTGGTGCTGGACATGACGCTGCGCGACATCGAACGCGTGCTGTACTTTGAAGCCTACGTGGTGACCGACCCTGGCATGACCCCGCTGAAGAAGTTCAGCATCATGTCCGAGGACGACTACGACGCCAAGCGCAAGGAATACGGCGACGAATTCATCGCCAAGATGGGCGCCGAAGGCATCAAGGACCTGCTCGAATCCATCGACATCGACCTGTCGATCGAGCGCCTGCGCGGTGACTTGACCGGCTCCGAAGTCAAGGTCAAGAAGAACGCCAAGCGCCTGAAGGTGCTCGAAGCGTTCAAGAAGTCGGGCATCAAGCCCGAGTGGATGGTGCTGGAAGTACTGCCCGTGCTGCCCCCGGACCTGCGTCCGCTGGTGCCGCTGGACGGCGGCCGTTTCGCCACGTCCGACCTGAACGACCTGTACCGCCGCGTCATCAACCGCAACAGCCGTCTGCGCCGTCTGCTGGAGCTGAAGGCCCCTGAAATCATCGCCCGCAACGAAAAGCGGATGCTGCAGGAAGCCGTGGACTCGTTGCTGGACAACGGCCGCCGTGGCAAGGCCATGACGGGCGCCAACAAGCGCGCTCTGAAGTCCCTGGCCGACATGATCAAGGGCAAGTCGGGCCGTTTCCGCCAGAACTTGCTGGGCAAGCGCGTGGACTACTCCGGTCGTTCCGTGATCACCGTGGGCCCAACGCTCAAGCTGCACCAGTGCGGTCTGCCCAAGCTGATGGCCCTGGAGCTGTTCAAGCCCTTCATTTTCTCGCGCCTCGAAGCCATGGGCATCGCGACGACGATCAAGGCTGCCAAGAAGGAAGTCGAATCCGGCACCCCCGTGGTGTGGGACATCCTGGAAGAGGTCATCAAGGAACACCCCGTGATGCTGAACCGTGCGCCTACGCTGCACCGTTTGGGTATCCAGGCGTTCGAGCCCATCCTGATCGAAGGTAAGGCCATCCAGCTGCACCCGCTCGTTTGCGCGGCCTTCAACGCCGACTTCGACGGTGACCAGATGGCTGTCCACGTACCGCTGTCGGTGGAAGCGCAGATGGAAGCCCGCACGCTGATGCTGGCCTCCAACAACGTGCTGTTCCCCGCGTCGGGCGAACCCTCCATCGTTCCTTCGCAGGACGTGGTGCTGGGCCTGTACTACGCCACCCGTGACCGCATCAACGGCAAGGGTGAAGGCCTGGTGTTTGCTGACACCGGTGAAGTGCAGCGTGCCTTGGACGCTGGCCAGGTCGAACTGGCTGCCAAGATCACGGTGCGCATGACCGAGTGGACCAAGAACAAGGAAACGGGCGAATTCGTGCCTTCGACCTCGCTGGTGGAAACCACTGTGGGCCGTGCATTGTTGTCCGAGATCCTGCCAAAGGGCCTGCCGTTTTCCAACATGAACAAGGCGCTCAAGAAGAAGGAAATCTCGCGCCTGATCAACGTGTCCTTCCGCAAATGCGGTCTGAAGGAGACGGTGGTGTTTGCCGACAAGCTGCTGCAAAACGGCTTCCGTTTGGCCACGCGCGCCGGTATCTCGATCGCCATCGACGACATGCTGGTGCCGCCGCAAAAGGCCGGCATCATTGAGCGCTCCGAGAAGGAAGTCAAAGAGATCGAACAGCAATATGTGTCCGGTCTGGTGACGTCTGGCGAGCGCTACAACAAGGTGGTGGATATCTGGGGCAAGGCCGGCGACGAAGTGTCCAAGGTGATGATGGCCCAGCTGTCCAAGCAGAAGGTCATGGACCGCCACGGCAAGGAAGTGGACCAGGAGTCCTTCAACTCCATCTACATGATGGCCGACTCCGGTGCCCGCGGCTCTGCTGCCCAGATCCGTCAGGTGGCCGGTATGCGGGGTCTGATGGCCAAGCCAGACGGCTCGATCATCGAGACACCCATTACCGCGAACTTCCGCGAAGGTCTGAACGTGCTGGAGTACTTCATCTCCACCCACGGTGCCCGTAAGGGTCTGGCCGACACGGCGCTGAAGACCGCTAACTCCGGTTACCTGACCCGCCGTCTGGTCGACGTGACGCAGGACTTGGTCGTGACCGAAGAGGATTGCGGCACTTCCAATGGTTCGCTGATGCGCGCCATCGTCGAAGGCGGTGAAGTGATCGAGTCGCTGCGCGAACGTATCCTGGGCCGTACGGCGGCTGAAGACGTGCTGCACCCCGAAAACCGCGCGGTGCTGGTCGAAGCCGGCGTGATGCTGGACGAAGACCTGATCGAAGAGCTGGAAGCTGCCGGCGTGGACGAAGTGAAGGTGCGCACGGCCCTGACCTGCGAAACCCGCTACGGCCTGTGCGCCAAGTGCTACGGCCGCGACTTGGGCCGCGGTGGCCTGATCAACCTCGGCGAAGCCGTGGGTGTGATCGC of the Acidovorax sp. 107 genome contains:
- the rpoC gene encoding DNA-directed RNA polymerase subunit beta', encoding MKSLLDLFKQFTPDEHFDAIRIGMASPEKIRSWSFGEVKKPETINYRTFKPERDGLFCAKIFGPIKDYECLCGKYKRLKHRGVICEKCGVEVTQTKVRRERMGHIDLAAPCAHIWFLKSLPSRLGLVLDMTLRDIERVLYFEAYVVTDPGMTPLKKFSIMSEDDYDAKRKEYGDEFIAKMGAEGIKDLLESIDIDLSIERLRGDLTGSEVKVKKNAKRLKVLEAFKKSGIKPEWMVLEVLPVLPPDLRPLVPLDGGRFATSDLNDLYRRVINRNSRLRRLLELKAPEIIARNEKRMLQEAVDSLLDNGRRGKAMTGANKRALKSLADMIKGKSGRFRQNLLGKRVDYSGRSVITVGPTLKLHQCGLPKLMALELFKPFIFSRLEAMGIATTIKAAKKEVESGTPVVWDILEEVIKEHPVMLNRAPTLHRLGIQAFEPILIEGKAIQLHPLVCAAFNADFDGDQMAVHVPLSVEAQMEARTLMLASNNVLFPASGEPSIVPSQDVVLGLYYATRDRINGKGEGLVFADTGEVQRALDAGQVELAAKITVRMTEWTKNKETGEFVPSTSLVETTVGRALLSEILPKGLPFSNMNKALKKKEISRLINVSFRKCGLKETVVFADKLLQNGFRLATRAGISIAIDDMLVPPQKAGIIERSEKEVKEIEQQYVSGLVTSGERYNKVVDIWGKAGDEVSKVMMAQLSKQKVMDRHGKEVDQESFNSIYMMADSGARGSAAQIRQVAGMRGLMAKPDGSIIETPITANFREGLNVLEYFISTHGARKGLADTALKTANSGYLTRRLVDVTQDLVVTEEDCGTSNGSLMRAIVEGGEVIESLRERILGRTAAEDVLHPENRAVLVEAGVMLDEDLIEELEAAGVDEVKVRTALTCETRYGLCAKCYGRDLGRGGLINLGEAVGVIAAQSIGEPGTQLTMRTFHIGGAASRAAIASSVEAKSNGVIGFNATMRYVSNTKGELVVIARSGEIIIQDEHGRERERHKVPYGATLTVKADQQIKAGTILANWDPLTRPIITEFAGQTKFENVEEGLTVAKQVDEVTGLSTLVVIDPKRRGAAKVVRPQVKLIDAQGNEVKIPGTDHSVTIGFQVGALIQVRDGQDVGPGEVLARIPVEGQKTRDITGGLPRVAELFEARTPKDKGTLAEMTGTVSFGKETKGKVRLQITDPEGRVFEELVPKEKNILVHEGQVVNKGESIVDGPADPQDILRLLGIEELSRYIVDEVQDVYRLQGVKINDKHIEVIVRQMLRRVVVENVGESNYIAGEQVERSEILNTNEALQAEGKIPATYSNLLLGITKASLSTDSFISAASFQETTRVLTEAAIMGKRDELRGLKENVIVGRLIPAGTGLAYHQARKAKDAMDDAERRAIAEAEAAEMAAQSDASDVDSGSVTATDAAAD